One Mugil cephalus isolate CIBA_MC_2020 chromosome 10, CIBA_Mcephalus_1.1, whole genome shotgun sequence genomic window carries:
- the LOC125015382 gene encoding high choriolytic enzyme 1-like — translation MMRYVLGLVALVVVSVCAEEEALTTSELIEKANRDVVRSQDEPYIEDDVAYSAEMERNADPCTSYSCMWPKSSDGYVYVPYTLSSVYTSREVSVIERGLESFHYVSCIRFVRRTSQRDYLKIQALNGCYSYIGRRVGGQDLSLQQNGCVYHQTVQHEVLHALGFHHEQKRSDRDNYIRIVLENVISGQEHNFDKVNTLNQGTTYDYGSVMHYSKYAFSKNNLPTLVAIPDSSVQFGSATEMSQKDIIRLNNLYKC, via the exons ATGATGAGGTACGTTCTGGGCCTAGTGGCACTGGTGGTTGTCTCAGTTTgtgctgaggaggag GCTTTGACTACTTCAGAGCTGATTGAGAAAGCCAACAGGGATGTTG TTCGTTCTCAAGACGAGCCCTACATAGAGGATGACGTCGCATATAGTGctgagatggagagaaatgCTGATCCCTGCACGTCTTACAGCTGCATGTGGCCCAAATCCAGCGATGGATATGTCTATGTACCCTACACCCTTTCCAGTGTGTACA cCTCTCGTGAGGTGTCAGTCATCGAGCGTGGTCTGGAGTCCTTCCATTATGTCTCTTGCATCCGTTTTGTGAGACGCACCAGCCAGAGAGACTACCTGAAGATTCAGGCCCTTAATGG GTGCTACTCCTACATTGGACGTCGTGTTGGTGGGCAGGATCTGTCCCTGCAGCAGAATGGCTGCGTTTATCATCAAACTGTTCAGCATGAGGTGCTCCACGCTCTGGGCTTCCACCACGAGCAGAAACGCTCTGACCGTGACAATTACATCCGTATTGTGCTGGAGAACGTCATTTCGG GACAGGAGCACAACTTTGACAAAGTCAACACGCTGAATCAGGGCACCACCTACGACTATGGCTCTGTCATGCATTACAGCAA GTATGCCTTCTCCAAGAACAACCTGCCCACCTTGGTGGCTATCCCTGACTCTAGTGTTCAGTTCGGTAGTGCCACTGAGATGAGTCAGAAGGACATCATCAGGCTCAACAACCTCTACAAGTGCTAA
- the LOC125014642 gene encoding astacin-like metalloendopeptidase, with protein sequence MGLHTEEEPIVVDDIAYDNENERNADQCTSRGCMWGKSNDGKVYVPYVIADIIVTQGCVYHSTVQHELLHALGFNHEQCRSDRDQHIRILWENIRSGDDKRPDNTVLLGTSDQLF encoded by the exons ATGGGCT tgcacacagaggaggagcccATCGTCGTGGATGACATCGCTTACGACAATGAAAATGAGAGGAACGCCGATCAATGCACCTCCCGTGGCTGCATGTGGGGAAAATCTAACGACGGGAAGGTCTACGTGCCCTACGTCATTGCAGACATTATTGTAA CGCAGGGTTGCGTCTACCACAGCACCGTCCAGCACGAGCTGCTCCACGCCCTCGGCTTCAACCACGAGCAGTGTCGCTCAGACAGGGACCAGCACATCCGCATCCTGTGGGAGAACATCCGGTCTG GTGATGATAAGAGGCCTGACAACACAGTGCTGCTTGGGACATCAGATCAGCTGTTTTAA
- the LOC125014643 gene encoding high choriolytic enzyme 1-like, producing the protein MTGLTGQSLCVTVHTEEEPIVVDDIAYDNENERNADQCTSRGCMWGKSNDGKVYVPYVIARHYSAVSAAFAFLNQHLCCNGLNTHFHICYSYIGRRGNSQTLSLDRQGCVYHSTVQHELLHALGFNHEQCRSDRDQHIRILWENIQSGLAYAFDKMNTLNMDTPYDYNSVMQYHRYAFSGNNKPTMVPIPNANVEFGKATQMSKNDITRLNRLYKC; encoded by the exons ATGAC AGGATTGACTGGACAGTCTCTGTGTGTAACAgtgcacacagaggaggagcccATCGTCGTGGATGACATCGCTTACGACAATGAAAATGAGAGGAACGCCGATCAATGCACCTCCCGTGGCTGCATGTGGGGAAAATCTAACGACGGGAAGGTCTACGTGCCCTACGTCATTGCCAGACATTATT CAGCAGTAAGTGCCGCCTTTGCGttcctgaatcagcacttatgttgtaatggtctaaatacacaTTTCCATAT CTGTTACTCCTACATCGGCCGTCGTGGTAACTCCCAGACGTTGTCTCTGGACCGCCAGGGTTGCGTCTACCACAGCACCGTCCAGCACGAGCTGCTCCACGCCCTCGGCTTCAACCACGAGCAGTGTCGCTCAGACAGGGACCAGCACATCCGCATCCTGTGGGAGAACATCCAGTCTG GTTTGGCTTATGCCTTTGACAAGATGAACACACTGAACATGGACACACCCTATGATTACAACTCTGTCATGCAGTACCACAG GTATGCCTTCTCTGGGAACAATAAACCCACCATGGTGCCCATCCCCAACGCCAACGTTGAATTCGGCAAGGCCACTCAGATGAGCAAGAACGACATCACCAGACTGAACAGGCTGTACAAATGTTAA